In Halopelagius longus, the following proteins share a genomic window:
- a CDS encoding NADH-quinone oxidoreductase subunit D: protein MSLERQQTPESVSAVPTTGDELADLLGDLVIGREEHVNAPGLVVRPDDVQEALFKLRDEADFDHLSCVTAEEYEDRYESIYHLTSYDDRTREVSVVVPTSKDDPRSQSAEPVYRTADWHEREAYDLVGIEYDDHPDLRRILLPETWQGHPLSMDYDQDRPQIVTLKEHANPLQEDHRDEDGNTMYINVGPHHPATHGVLHVKTVLDGEQIADVEPDIGYLHRCEEQLCQNGTYRHQIMPYPDRWDYASAGLLNEWAYARAAEDLADIDVPEYAQVIRTMSAELCRIASHMLAVGTFALDIYGDFTAIFMYAMRDREKVQNILEDLTGQRMMFNYFRLGGVVWDLPEPREEFFGKIRDFLDDLPTALEEYHDLITSNEILQTRTVGTGVLPEDVAKSYGATGPVARGSGVDYDLRRDDPYGYYEELEWDVVTEEGGDNFSRLLVRMREVEQSAKIIEQCVDLLEDWPEDERDIQSNVPRTLRPDDDTEIYRAVEGAKGELGIYMRADGTEKPARFKIRSPCFSNLQTLPEMSNGEYIPDMIASLGSLDIILGEVDR from the coding sequence ATGAGCCTGGAACGACAGCAGACTCCCGAGAGCGTCTCGGCCGTTCCGACGACGGGCGACGAGCTCGCCGACCTGCTCGGCGACCTCGTCATCGGTCGCGAGGAACACGTGAACGCGCCCGGACTCGTCGTCCGCCCGGACGACGTACAGGAGGCGCTGTTCAAACTCCGCGACGAGGCGGACTTCGACCACCTCTCCTGCGTCACCGCCGAGGAGTACGAGGACCGCTACGAGTCTATCTACCACCTCACGAGCTACGACGACCGGACGCGGGAGGTCAGCGTCGTCGTACCCACCTCGAAGGACGACCCGCGGAGTCAGTCCGCCGAACCCGTCTACCGGACGGCCGACTGGCACGAACGGGAGGCGTACGACCTCGTCGGCATCGAGTACGACGACCACCCGGACCTGCGTCGCATCCTCCTCCCGGAGACGTGGCAGGGCCACCCCCTGTCGATGGACTACGACCAGGACCGGCCGCAGATAGTCACGCTCAAAGAGCACGCGAACCCGTTGCAGGAGGACCACCGGGACGAGGACGGCAACACGATGTACATCAACGTCGGGCCGCACCACCCGGCGACCCACGGCGTCCTCCACGTGAAGACGGTCCTCGACGGCGAGCAGATAGCCGACGTCGAACCCGACATCGGCTACCTCCACCGCTGCGAGGAGCAACTCTGCCAGAACGGGACCTACCGGCACCAGATTATGCCGTACCCGGACCGGTGGGACTACGCCTCGGCCGGACTGCTCAACGAGTGGGCGTACGCGCGCGCCGCGGAGGACCTCGCGGACATCGACGTGCCGGAGTACGCGCAGGTCATCCGGACGATGAGCGCGGAACTGTGCCGCATCGCCTCTCACATGCTCGCGGTGGGGACGTTCGCGTTGGACATCTACGGCGACTTCACCGCGATCTTCATGTACGCGATGCGGGACCGCGAGAAGGTCCAGAACATCTTAGAGGACCTCACCGGCCAGCGGATGATGTTCAACTACTTCCGCCTCGGCGGCGTCGTCTGGGACCTCCCCGAACCCCGCGAGGAGTTCTTCGGGAAGATTCGGGACTTCCTCGACGACCTGCCGACGGCGCTGGAGGAGTACCACGACCTCATCACCTCGAACGAGATTCTGCAGACTCGGACGGTAGGGACGGGCGTCCTCCCCGAGGACGTCGCGAAGTCCTACGGCGCGACCGGTCCCGTCGCGCGCGGGTCGGGCGTCGATTACGACCTGCGCCGCGACGACCCCTACGGCTACTACGAGGAACTCGAGTGGGACGTCGTCACCGAAGAAGGCGGCGACAACTTCTCGCGCCTCCTCGTGCGCATGCGCGAAGTCGAGCAGTCAGCGAAGATAATCGAGCAGTGCGTCGACCTGCTCGAAGACTGGCCCGAAGACGAGCGCGACATCCAGTCGAACGTCCCGCGGACGCTCCGCCCGGACGACGACACGGAGATATACCGCGCCGTCGAGGGCGCGAAGGGCGAACTCGGCATCTACATGCGCGCGGACGGCACCGAGAAGCCGGCGCGGTTCAAGATTCGCAGTCCGTGCTTCTCGAACCTCCAGACGCTGCCGGAGATGTCCAACGGCGAGTACATCCCGGACATGATCGCCAGCCTCGGTAGCCTCGACATCATCCTCGGCGAGGTGGACCGCTGA